From Aliarcobacter butzleri, the proteins below share one genomic window:
- a CDS encoding acetyl-CoA carboxylase biotin carboxylase subunit, with amino-acid sequence MKKIQKVLIANRGEIALRIIRACKELEIKSVAIFSEVDVEGIWVRKADECYPIMGDVVQAYLDYSKIISIAKKAECDAIHPGYGFLSENADFARACEENGIIFIGPKPEHIELFGDKMASKVAMKKVGVPVLEGTDEPIIDIEEGAKIAKQIGFPVIIKAAFGGGGRGMRIVREEKDFKELFESASNEAKKYFGRGEAFIEKYVENPRHIEIQVIADKYGNVLHLGERDCSIQRRHQKVIEIAPSPRLNNEARKELYRIATKAMFKLGYESVGTVEFLLDPDDNIYFIEMNTRVQVEHPVTETITGVDIIQRMIQIAEGDKMIFLQEEINFRGYSIEFRINAENPQKGFMPSVGTVSKYLTPGGPGVRLDSALYTGYKVPPNYDSMVGKLIVWALDWEGAVKKAKRALDEFYIEGFPTNIPLHREIVRDQDFKDGVFTTNYLDTKMELFTLHSEDNIKEEEEKVAKLTQLIDTINKNNIKARI; translated from the coding sequence ATGAAAAAAATTCAAAAAGTACTTATTGCAAATAGAGGAGAGATTGCACTAAGAATTATTAGAGCTTGTAAAGAGCTTGAGATAAAGAGTGTTGCGATATTTTCAGAAGTTGATGTTGAAGGAATTTGGGTAAGAAAAGCAGACGAATGTTACCCAATTATGGGAGATGTTGTTCAAGCATACCTTGATTACAGTAAGATTATCTCAATTGCAAAAAAAGCAGAATGTGATGCAATTCACCCAGGATATGGTTTCTTAAGTGAAAATGCAGATTTTGCAAGAGCTTGTGAAGAAAATGGAATTATTTTTATTGGTCCAAAACCTGAACACATAGAACTTTTTGGTGATAAAATGGCATCAAAAGTAGCTATGAAAAAAGTTGGTGTTCCTGTTCTTGAAGGTACTGATGAACCAATTATTGATATTGAAGAAGGTGCTAAAATAGCAAAACAAATTGGTTTCCCAGTTATCATCAAAGCTGCATTTGGTGGTGGAGGAAGAGGAATGAGAATAGTAAGAGAAGAAAAAGACTTCAAAGAGCTATTTGAAAGTGCCTCAAATGAAGCTAAAAAATATTTTGGTCGAGGGGAAGCATTTATTGAAAAATATGTTGAAAATCCAAGACATATAGAAATTCAAGTTATTGCAGATAAATATGGAAATGTTCTTCACTTAGGTGAAAGAGATTGTTCTATTCAAAGAAGACACCAAAAAGTTATTGAAATTGCTCCTTCTCCAAGATTAAATAATGAAGCTAGAAAAGAGTTATATAGAATCGCTACAAAAGCTATGTTCAAACTTGGTTATGAAAGTGTTGGAACAGTTGAGTTTTTACTTGATCCAGATGACAACATCTATTTTATTGAGATGAATACAAGAGTTCAAGTTGAGCATCCAGTAACTGAAACTATCACAGGAGTTGATATTATTCAAAGAATGATTCAAATTGCTGAAGGTGATAAGATGATATTCTTACAAGAAGAGATTAACTTTAGAGGATATTCAATAGAATTCAGAATAAATGCTGAAAATCCACAAAAAGGGTTTATGCCATCAGTTGGAACAGTTAGTAAATATTTAACTCCAGGTGGTCCAGGAGTAAGACTTGACTCTGCACTTTATACAGGATACAAAGTTCCACCAAACTATGATTCTATGGTTGGAAAACTAATTGTTTGGGCTTTAGATTGGGAAGGTGCTGTTAAAAAAGCAAAAAGAGCTTTAGATGAGTTTTACATTGAAGGTTTCCCTACAAATATTCCTTTACATAGAGAAATAGTAAGAGATCAAGATTTTAAAGATGGTGTATTTACTACAAATTATCTTGATACAAAAATGGAACTTTTCACACTTCATAGTGAAGATAATATCAAAGAAGAAGAAGAAAAAGTTGCTAAACTTACTCAATTAATTGATACTATCAATAAAAATAACATCAAAGCAAGAATCTAA
- a CDS encoding SufB/SufD family protein — translation MKIDEIKTITLPKKRDEEFLKINFEALFSYDFKNVKSFEFDKNLKTIKDENSYESILFSIVKNFDENQKVLVIDKDINEPIILIQNMKEDETFFTNSLRIEVKENIKASIIELFVNSSNNSCFAVNRNIVLEKNASLEYVKIQDIDLSNSMIFATSCEQNENSNLEISNFEFGEGFIVNSFENIINKEFINYELNGLTKLKDSSNTSTLVKTIHNEKNSTSFVNYKNSLKDKSRAVIKIKSIVNQNAQFTKAFQNCNTILLSDDATIFAQPHLEIYIDELEASHGTTTGTLNEEQLLYLQSRGIRKEKAYDMLLNAFESSIKDNIKDEKIKEFIENYKKEKYV, via the coding sequence ATGAAAATAGATGAAATAAAAACAATCACTCTTCCGAAAAAAAGAGATGAAGAGTTTTTAAAAATAAATTTTGAAGCCCTATTCTCTTATGATTTTAAAAATGTTAAAAGTTTTGAATTTGATAAAAATCTAAAGACAATAAAAGATGAAAACTCTTATGAATCAATTTTATTTTCTATTGTAAAAAACTTTGATGAAAACCAAAAAGTTTTAGTTATAGACAAAGATATAAATGAACCAATTATTTTAATTCAGAATATGAAAGAAGATGAAACTTTTTTTACAAATTCTCTTAGAATCGAAGTAAAAGAAAATATCAAAGCTTCTATTATTGAGCTTTTTGTAAATAGTTCAAATAACTCTTGTTTTGCAGTTAATAGAAATATAGTTTTAGAAAAAAATGCTTCTTTAGAGTATGTAAAAATCCAAGATATAGATTTATCAAATTCTATGATTTTTGCTACTTCTTGTGAGCAAAATGAAAATTCAAATCTTGAAATCTCAAATTTTGAGTTTGGTGAAGGATTTATAGTAAATAGCTTTGAAAATATCATAAATAAAGAGTTTATAAATTATGAATTAAATGGTTTAACAAAACTAAAAGATAGTTCTAATACTTCAACTTTAGTAAAAACTATTCACAATGAGAAAAATTCAACAAGCTTTGTAAATTATAAAAATAGTTTAAAAGATAAATCAAGAGCTGTTATAAAAATAAAATCTATTGTAAATCAAAATGCACAATTTACGAAAGCATTTCAAAATTGTAATACAATTTTATTAAGTGATGATGCAACTATTTTTGCACAACCTCATCTTGAAATATATATAGATGAACTAGAAGCAAGTCATGGAACAACAACTGGAACTTTAAATGAAGAACAACTTTTATATCTTCAATCAAGAGGAATTAGAAAAGAAAAAGCTTATGATATGCTTCTTAACGCATTTGAAAGTTCAATCAAAGATAATATAAAAGATGAAAAAATAAAAGAGTTTATAGAAAACTATAAAAAGGAAAAATATGTTTAA
- the sufC gene encoding Fe-S cluster assembly ATPase SufC: MSKKLLLKIEDLKVSIKDKEILKGLNLEINEGEVHVLMGTNGAGKSTLVKTLSAHYDCVVNEGKITYKNKNLLEMDVAQRANEGIFMSFQSPVEVPGVNNSYFLKTALNEKRVYQGLEPIDAMEFLKHIKEETAKFNIDRKLLQRDLNDGFSGGEKKRNELVQLLMLQPDLIMLDEIDSGLDVDAIKTVANVINSMLDGKRSILMITHYDRLIELIKPDFVHILNDGKIAKTGDYNLALELDEKGYEAIGIKDENR, translated from the coding sequence ATGAGTAAAAAATTATTATTAAAAATTGAAGATTTAAAAGTTAGTATAAAAGATAAAGAGATTTTAAAAGGTCTAAATTTAGAGATAAATGAAGGTGAAGTTCATGTTCTTATGGGAACAAATGGTGCAGGAAAATCAACTTTAGTAAAAACTTTAAGTGCTCATTATGACTGTGTTGTAAATGAAGGAAAAATCACTTATAAAAATAAAAACTTACTTGAAATGGATGTTGCACAAAGAGCAAATGAAGGTATTTTTATGAGTTTTCAAAGTCCAGTTGAAGTTCCAGGAGTAAATAATAGCTATTTTTTAAAAACAGCTTTAAATGAAAAAAGAGTTTACCAAGGACTAGAACCAATTGATGCAATGGAATTTTTAAAACATATAAAAGAAGAAACAGCAAAATTTAATATTGATAGAAAACTTCTACAAAGAGATTTAAATGATGGTTTTAGTGGAGGAGAAAAGAAAAGAAATGAACTAGTTCAGCTTCTTATGTTGCAACCTGATTTGATTATGCTTGATGAAATCGATAGTGGACTTGATGTTGATGCTATTAAAACTGTTGCAAATGTTATAAATTCTATGCTTGATGGAAAACGTTCTATTTTGATGATTACTCACTATGATAGATTAATTGAATTAATAAAACCAGATTTTGTTCATATTTTAAATGATGGAAAAATAGCAAAAACAGGAGATTATAACTTAGCTTTAGAACTAGATGAAAAAGGTTATGAAGCAATAGGAATAAAAGATGAAAATAGATGA
- a CDS encoding methyl-accepting chemotaxis protein has translation MFFSNKEDKLQLKAIDQNYAVIKFKPDGTIIEANKNFLDIMGYTLNEIIGKHHKIFCEKKFVESKDYQEAWNTLNAGESITAEFKRIKKDGEAVFLRASYLPITDNNGRVKEVIKLAQDVTKRRLKDLYYLGQVNAINKSQAVIEFDMNGIVVNANKNFLDTLGYSLNEIVGKHHSIFCEESYRNSNAYKEFWQKLNRGEYDAGEYLRIGKDGRRVWIQASYNPILDLDGDPFKVVKYATDITLKKNTMNQIGKEIEDLTKSLTLLKNASNTMVKEAKVSMGSSQETTVSIEELNQAVQELSKKIEFVLSSITNIADTTLHSERIALEAKEQSKSTALAIVKLNEESTKIGETINIITQIAFQTNILSLNAAVEAATAGEAGKGFAVVAQEVRNLATRSNDAAKDITAAIEYIQSLVKNSLDSIHQIDNIVEKISSMSSDISGAVKEQKNITNELASTANETSHTLNQITNNMVRVSTSASNTEKEAEKTKENSNELIEISNKLIDTLKVLN, from the coding sequence ATGTTTTTTTCAAATAAAGAGGATAAACTTCAACTAAAAGCTATCGATCAAAATTATGCAGTAATAAAATTCAAACCAGATGGAACAATAATAGAAGCTAATAAAAATTTTCTTGATATTATGGGATATACATTAAATGAAATAATAGGAAAACATCATAAAATATTTTGTGAGAAAAAATTTGTTGAAAGTAAAGATTATCAAGAGGCTTGGAACACTTTAAATGCAGGTGAATCTATAACAGCAGAATTTAAAAGAATAAAAAAAGATGGTGAAGCTGTTTTTTTACGAGCATCTTATTTACCAATAACTGATAACAACGGAAGAGTTAAAGAAGTTATTAAACTTGCACAAGACGTAACAAAAAGAAGATTAAAAGATTTATATTATCTTGGACAAGTAAATGCTATAAATAAATCTCAAGCGGTTATAGAGTTTGATATGAATGGTATAGTTGTAAATGCAAATAAAAACTTTTTAGATACTTTAGGTTATTCGTTAAATGAAATTGTTGGAAAACATCATAGTATTTTTTGTGAAGAATCATATAGAAATTCAAATGCTTATAAAGAGTTTTGGCAAAAATTAAATAGAGGTGAATATGACGCAGGAGAATACCTAAGAATAGGAAAAGATGGAAGAAGAGTTTGGATACAAGCAAGTTATAATCCTATTTTAGATTTAGATGGAGATCCTTTTAAAGTTGTAAAATATGCTACTGATATAACTTTGAAAAAAAATACAATGAATCAAATAGGAAAAGAGATTGAAGATTTAACAAAATCTTTAACTCTTTTAAAAAATGCTTCAAATACAATGGTAAAAGAAGCAAAAGTAAGTATGGGAAGCTCTCAAGAAACAACAGTATCTATTGAAGAGTTAAATCAAGCTGTTCAAGAACTATCTAAAAAAATAGAGTTTGTCTTATCATCTATTACAAATATTGCTGATACAACTTTACATAGTGAAAGAATTGCTTTAGAAGCAAAAGAACAATCAAAAAGTACAGCACTTGCAATAGTTAAATTGAATGAAGAATCAACAAAAATTGGTGAAACAATCAACATAATCACACAAATAGCATTTCAAACAAATATTTTATCATTAAATGCAGCTGTTGAAGCTGCAACTGCTGGTGAAGCTGGAAAAGGATTTGCAGTTGTTGCACAAGAGGTACGAAATCTTGCTACTAGATCAAATGATGCAGCAAAAGATATAACAGCTGCTATTGAATATATTCAATCTTTAGTAAAAAATTCTCTTGATTCTATTCATCAAATTGATAATATAGTTGAAAAAATAAGTTCAATGTCATCAGATATATCAGGTGCAGTAAAAGAACAAAAAAATATTACAAATGAGTTAGCAAGTACAGCAAATGAAACAAGTCATACTTTAAATCAAATTACAAATAATATGGTAAGAGTTTCAACTAGTGCAAGTAATACAGAAAAAGAAGCTGAAAAAACAAAAGAAAATTCTAATGAACTAATAGAAATCTCAAATAAACTTATTGATACCCTAAAAGTGCTTAATTAA
- a CDS encoding methyl-accepting chemotaxis protein: MFFSKKKDNQNILMALDNIEKYLKNDINYLPDINFEVKEKNKEIKNKLDSIFSLLNKKNNEEFMIYGELMLVCEKITNGLIGDKIFHVNTSNEKLNYIAKTINILVDNLKNVIEQIISTLNDYSNYNYLNKLSTNSISNDFERVFSGINKLQETITVMLVENKSNGLTLDKSSNILLSNVDKLNLSSNEAAVSLEQTASSIEEIALNIKNNTRSIIEMADYSSNLKESVKEGEIFANQTTQAMDEINTQVNLITQSISAIDQIAFQTNILSLNAAVEAATAGEAGKGFAVVAQEVRSLANRSLDVAKNIKIIVENAKDKANQGKNISNMMIEGYKELNENVTNTMNLIQNIESSSKEQLKSIEQINKAINQLDYQTQQNAQIASKTHDIALITDEIAKLVVNNANSKEFIGKMEVQPKECLN; the protein is encoded by the coding sequence ATGTTTTTTAGTAAAAAAAAAGATAATCAAAATATTTTAATGGCATTAGATAATATAGAAAAATATTTAAAAAATGATATAAATTATTTACCAGATATAAATTTTGAAGTAAAAGAGAAAAATAAAGAAATAAAAAATAAATTAGATTCAATCTTTTCTTTGCTGAATAAAAAAAATAATGAAGAATTTATGATTTATGGTGAACTAATGTTAGTTTGTGAAAAAATAACTAATGGATTAATTGGTGATAAAATTTTTCATGTTAATACTTCAAATGAAAAATTGAATTACATAGCTAAAACTATAAATATTTTAGTGGATAATTTAAAAAATGTAATAGAACAAATAATTAGTACTTTAAATGACTATTCTAATTATAATTATTTGAATAAACTTAGTACAAATTCAATATCTAATGATTTTGAGCGAGTATTTAGTGGAATTAATAAACTGCAAGAAACAATAACTGTTATGTTAGTGGAAAATAAATCAAATGGATTAACGTTAGATAAAAGCTCAAATATTCTTCTTTCAAATGTTGACAAACTAAATTTGAGTTCAAATGAAGCTGCAGTATCTTTAGAACAAACAGCATCATCAATTGAAGAAATAGCTTTAAATATTAAAAATAATACAAGAAGTATTATAGAAATGGCTGATTATTCTTCAAATCTTAAAGAATCTGTAAAAGAGGGTGAGATTTTTGCAAATCAAACAACTCAGGCAATGGATGAAATAAATACACAAGTAAATTTAATAACCCAATCAATTAGTGCAATTGATCAAATAGCATTTCAAACAAATATTTTGTCTTTAAATGCAGCTGTTGAAGCTGCAACTGCTGGAGAAGCTGGAAAAGGTTTTGCTGTTGTTGCTCAAGAAGTAAGAAGTCTTGCAAACCGTTCATTAGATGTAGCAAAAAATATAAAAATAATAGTAGAAAATGCAAAAGATAAAGCAAATCAAGGGAAAAATATATCAAATATGATGATAGAAGGATATAAAGAATTAAATGAAAATGTAACAAATACTATGAATTTAATTCAAAATATAGAAAGCTCAAGTAAAGAGCAATTAAAAAGTATAGAGCAAATAAATAAAGCTATAAATCAACTTGATTATCAAACACAACAAAATGCACAAATAGCTTCTAAAACACATGATATAGCTTTAATTACTGATGAAATAGCAAAATTAGTTGTAAATAATGCTAATTCTAAAGAATTTATTGGAAAAATGGAAGTTCAACCTAAAGAGTGCTTAAATTAA
- a CDS encoding metal-sulfur cluster assembly factor, giving the protein MEDKVFDLENVKEKIIENLKKVYDPEIPADVYNLGLIYEINLEERSNYLYCEIDMTLTSPTCPVADSLLEQVRYVTMAVDEVDEVKVNLVFEPVWDPSMMSEDAKEIMGVSGAAIGF; this is encoded by the coding sequence ATGGAAGATAAAGTTTTTGATTTAGAAAATGTAAAAGAAAAAATAATAGAAAATTTAAAAAAAGTATATGACCCAGAAATTCCAGCAGATGTTTACAATCTTGGATTAATATATGAAATAAATCTTGAAGAGAGAAGTAATTATTTATATTGCGAGATAGATATGACACTTACAAGTCCAACTTGTCCTGTTGCAGATAGTTTACTAGAACAAGTAAGATATGTAACAATGGCTGTTGATGAAGTAGATGAAGTAAAAGTAAATCTTGTATTTGAACCTGTTTGGGACCCTTCAATGATGAGTGAAGATGCAAAAGAGATAATGGGAGTTAGTGGAGCTGCAATAGGTTTTTAA
- a CDS encoding aminotransferase class V-fold PLP-dependent enzyme, which produces MFKNDFPYFQNSKTTYLDNGATTQKPKSVIDSQVEYYEHYCSNTHRSNFGDANKATLEFEKTRKILKEFINASKKEEIIFTKGVTESLNFIATSFAKDFKTVIISSLEHHSNIVPWHMQGRTLGLGLEVVNCDDNLNFDMNHFEELLKANPNAFVSITHISNAFGKIHDIEAITKLAHSYGAIVMIDGAQSLAHTSIDVQALDVDFFAISGHKTFAPTGVGAIYIKEKYLKSVKPYQTGGATIHEVDFSGSTLLDSPYKFEAGTQNIAGVIGFGKALEYLNYVKYENIQSIEHNVFKYLDEELAKLPDIVFYNDLENCVGSRSFNFKGIVHDDIGILLDKMKVAVRVGHHCAQPIMKKLGIKGTIRVSISFYNDYVDVDNLITALKKALNMLRD; this is translated from the coding sequence ATGTTTAAAAATGATTTTCCATATTTTCAAAATTCTAAAACTACATATTTAGACAATGGAGCAACAACACAAAAACCTAAAAGTGTTATTGATTCGCAAGTTGAGTATTATGAGCACTATTGTTCAAATACACATAGAAGTAACTTTGGTGATGCAAACAAAGCAACTTTAGAGTTTGAAAAAACTAGAAAAATATTAAAAGAGTTTATTAATGCTTCTAAAAAAGAAGAAATCATCTTCACAAAAGGTGTTACAGAATCTTTAAATTTTATAGCAACTTCATTTGCAAAAGATTTTAAAACTGTAATAATTTCAAGTTTAGAGCACCACTCAAATATTGTTCCTTGGCATATGCAAGGAAGAACTTTAGGTTTGGGACTAGAAGTTGTAAATTGTGATGATAACTTAAATTTTGATATGAATCATTTTGAAGAACTTTTAAAAGCAAACCCAAATGCTTTTGTAAGTATCACACATATTTCAAATGCTTTTGGAAAAATCCATGATATAGAAGCTATTACGAAACTTGCACACTCTTATGGTGCAATAGTTATGATTGATGGTGCTCAAAGTTTAGCCCATACAAGTATTGATGTACAAGCACTTGATGTTGATTTTTTTGCAATTTCAGGACACAAAACTTTTGCACCAACAGGAGTTGGAGCAATTTATATAAAAGAAAAATATTTAAAAAGTGTAAAACCATATCAAACAGGAGGAGCAACTATTCACGAAGTTGATTTTAGTGGTTCAACTTTACTTGATTCTCCTTATAAATTTGAAGCAGGAACTCAAAATATAGCTGGTGTTATAGGATTTGGAAAAGCTTTAGAATACTTAAATTATGTAAAATATGAAAATATACAAAGCATAGAACACAATGTTTTTAAATATTTAGATGAAGAGCTAGCAAAACTTCCTGATATTGTATTTTATAATGATTTAGAAAATTGTGTAGGAAGTAGAAGTTTCAATTTCAAAGGTATAGTTCACGATGATATTGGAATACTTTTAGATAAGATGAAAGTTGCAGTAAGAGTTGGTCATCACTGTGCTCAACCAATTATGAAAAAACTTGGAATAAAAGGAACAATAAGAGTTAGTATCTCTTTTTATAATGATTATGTAGATGTTGATAATCTTATAACTGCACTAAAAAAAGCTTTGAATATGTTAAGGGATTGA
- the sufB gene encoding Fe-S cluster assembly protein SufB, with amino-acid sequence MSDNQQIHDVINKEYKLGFETLVQSDTFEKGLNEDVIRAISAKKDEPSWLLDFRLKAYEKWLKMEEPTWANLKYPKIDYQDIAYYSAPKKALNSLDEVDPEILKTYEKLGIPLEEQKQLAGVAVDAVFDSVSVKTTYQEELEKLGIIFCSISEAAHKYPELVKNYLASVVPTVDNYFSCLNSAVFTDGSFVYIPPNTRCPMELSTYFRINALNTGQFERTLIICDENSYVSYNEGCSAPTRDERQLHAAVVELCALKNAHIKYSTIQNWFPGDDKGKGGILNFVTKRGLCKGDNSKISWTQVETGSAITWKYPSCVLQGDNSVGEFYSVAIASKSQQADTGTKMIHLGKNTKSTIISKGISAMHGVNAYRGLVKVGKNAQNARNISECDSLLIGHKCQAHTYPYHEIRNSSANIEHEATTSKISDEQLFYLNQRGIDEENAIAMIVNGFCKEVLKELPMEFAAEAKELLNISLEGSVG; translated from the coding sequence ATGAGTGACAATCAGCAAATACATGACGTAATAAACAAAGAGTATAAATTAGGATTTGAAACTTTAGTTCAAAGTGATACATTTGAAAAAGGTTTAAATGAGGATGTTATAAGAGCAATTAGTGCTAAAAAAGATGAGCCTTCTTGGCTTTTAGATTTTAGATTAAAAGCTTATGAAAAATGGTTAAAAATGGAAGAGCCAACTTGGGCGAATTTAAAATATCCAAAAATTGATTACCAAGATATAGCTTATTATTCAGCACCTAAAAAAGCTTTGAATTCACTTGATGAAGTTGACCCAGAAATTTTAAAAACTTATGAAAAACTTGGAATTCCACTTGAAGAGCAAAAACAGTTAGCTGGTGTTGCAGTTGATGCAGTATTTGATTCAGTTTCTGTAAAAACAACTTATCAAGAAGAACTTGAAAAATTAGGAATTATATTTTGTTCAATTAGTGAAGCAGCACACAAATATCCAGAACTTGTAAAAAATTATTTAGCAAGTGTTGTTCCAACTGTTGACAATTATTTTTCCTGTTTAAATAGTGCAGTATTTACAGATGGAAGTTTTGTATATATTCCACCAAATACAAGATGTCCAATGGAACTTTCAACTTATTTTAGAATAAATGCTTTAAATACAGGACAATTTGAAAGAACTTTAATAATCTGTGATGAAAATAGTTATGTATCTTACAATGAAGGTTGTTCTGCTCCAACAAGAGATGAAAGACAACTTCACGCAGCAGTTGTTGAATTATGTGCATTAAAAAATGCTCATATAAAATATTCAACTATTCAAAACTGGTTTCCAGGAGATGATAAAGGAAAAGGTGGAATCTTAAACTTTGTTACTAAAAGAGGTTTGTGTAAAGGAGATAATTCAAAAATCTCTTGGACACAAGTTGAAACTGGAAGTGCTATAACTTGGAAATATCCATCTTGTGTACTTCAAGGAGATAATAGTGTTGGAGAATTTTATTCAGTTGCAATTGCTTCAAAATCTCAACAAGCAGATACTGGAACAAAAATGATTCATCTTGGAAAAAATACAAAATCAACTATTATTTCAAAAGGTATTTCAGCAATGCATGGAGTAAATGCATATAGAGGACTTGTAAAAGTTGGAAAAAATGCACAAAATGCAAGAAATATATCTGAGTGTGACTCACTTTTAATAGGACACAAATGTCAAGCTCATACATATCCATATCATGAAATAAGAAATAGTAGTGCAAATATAGAGCATGAAGCAACAACTTCAAAAATATCTGATGAACAACTTTTTTACTTAAATCAAAGAGGAATTGATGAAGAAAATGCAATAGCTATGATAGTAAATGGTTTTTGTAAAGAGGTTTTAAAAGAGTTACCAATGGAGTTTGCTGCGGAGGCAAAAGAGTTATTAAATATATCACTTGAAGGAAGTGTGGGGTAA
- a CDS encoding DUF2798 domain-containing protein, with product MIDKKYEKYVFAFFMGTIMSFIMSFIISFINLGLVDGFFFKWMEAFFKAAVCAIPIISVVAPLVKKVVVKVIRD from the coding sequence ATGATAGATAAAAAGTATGAAAAATATGTTTTTGCTTTTTTCATGGGAACAATTATGAGTTTTATAATGAGCTTTATAATTTCATTTATAAATTTAGGTTTAGTTGATGGTTTTTTCTTTAAATGGATGGAGGCATTTTTTAAAGCAGCTGTTTGTGCTATTCCGATAATATCAGTTGTTGCACCATTAGTAAAAAAAGTTGTTGTAAAAGTAATAAGAGATTAA
- a CDS encoding DMT family transporter: MKSLSFDLKLIGLVFVVLLFFASNSILARMAINTQDIDAFSFTFLRIISAMIVLLVIYFYKNKNLKIDLKSNYLSGFMFFLYSICFSYSYINMLAGVGTLILFAVVQLTMIILALFFNEKLTFNKIVGIFIAFGGLIYLLYPKSDFTVSYFHTFLMFLSGIGWAVFSVLGKKSKSATLNTTDSFFKAFIFTIIFAIFYLTFFGNSFKINSTTFFIATISGSITTAFGVFIWYTVLPKIQIMTASIIQLLVPIIAIFLSIIFLGETLSFELFFSTIIILLGIFIALYKKKI; encoded by the coding sequence ATGAAAAGTTTGAGTTTTGATTTAAAACTTATAGGATTAGTTTTTGTAGTTTTACTATTTTTTGCTTCAAATTCTATTTTAGCTAGAATGGCAATTAATACACAAGATATTGATGCTTTTTCTTTTACTTTTTTAAGAATAATATCTGCTATGATAGTTCTTTTAGTTATTTACTTTTATAAAAATAAAAATCTAAAAATAGATTTGAAATCTAACTATCTTAGCGGATTTATGTTTTTTTTATATTCAATTTGTTTTTCATATTCTTACATAAATATGCTTGCTGGTGTAGGAACTTTGATTTTATTTGCAGTTGTTCAATTAACTATGATTATTTTGGCTTTGTTTTTTAATGAGAAATTAACTTTTAATAAAATTGTTGGAATATTCATAGCTTTTGGTGGATTAATATATCTTTTATATCCAAAAAGTGATTTTACAGTCTCATATTTTCATACGTTTTTGATGTTTTTATCAGGAATTGGTTGGGCAGTTTTTAGTGTTCTTGGAAAAAAATCAAAAAGCGCAACTTTAAATACAACAGATAGTTTTTTCAAAGCTTTTATTTTTACTATAATCTTTGCTATTTTTTATTTAACTTTTTTTGGAAATAGTTTTAAAATAAATTCTACTACTTTTTTTATTGCAACTATTTCAGGTTCAATAACAACTGCTTTTGGAGTTTTTATTTGGTATACAGTTTTACCAAAAATACAGATTATGACAGCAAGTATTATCCAGTTATTAGTACCAATAATTGCTATATTTTTAAGTATTATATTTTTAGGTGAAACTCTAAGTTTTGAGCTATTCTTTTCAACTATTATTATCCTTTTAGGAATATTTATAGCTTTATACAAGAAAAAAATATAG
- a CDS encoding SufE family protein gives MSTIEQRVEEIKDDLDFFDDELAKYEYIIDLGKKLEEFDEKDKTPENIVHGCTSQVWLTCENKDGKLYFYGTSDAIIVKGLVYMILQIFSGSTIQELKDVDMDIVHELNLSEVITPNRQSGVIGMIKKIKEYALKA, from the coding sequence ATGAGTACAATAGAACAAAGAGTTGAAGAGATAAAAGATGATTTAGATTTTTTTGATGATGAACTAGCAAAATATGAATATATTATAGATTTAGGTAAAAAGTTAGAAGAGTTTGATGAAAAAGATAAAACTCCTGAAAATATAGTTCATGGTTGTACTTCTCAAGTTTGGTTAACTTGTGAAAATAAAGATGGAAAATTGTATTTTTACGGAACAAGTGATGCAATAATAGTAAAAGGTTTAGTTTATATGATACTTCAAATTTTTTCTGGTTCAACTATACAAGAATTAAAAGATGTTGATATGGACATAGTTCATGAACTAAATTTAAGTGAAGTTATAACTCCAAATAGACAAAGTGGAGTTATTGGAATGATAAAAAAAATAAAAGAGTATGCTTTAAAAGCTTAA